The Candidatus Binatia bacterium genome has a window encoding:
- a CDS encoding zinc-binding dehydrogenase — protein sequence MRMDQDLPTDMQAWRVAQWGEEPVDTLALQRIAVPAPEAGEVLVRVQIIPLNLNDLERVTGKNMMARPELPVTPGMEVLGVVVGCGEGAEEWMGRRVVAMPKQATGGYAEFAICPIVSAFEMPEDIGLPDAGALYFPYHLAWLGLVDRAGLASGETVLIHAGAGGSGSAAIQLAKSLGATVFATAGSDLKVELCRELGADVAINYNTEDFQSVVLEATEMSGVDVVFDNVGEAVMEKSMNSIAYNGRYLMMGFASDKSRADEKLIVPRRLATGNFKLCGVLMAYADAATGPFLKQAMGWNFCPEALGTQIMIEIVELLRAGKIQPVVGETVSFTEIPGALSRLRDRETTGRTLVTLAV from the coding sequence ATGCGAATGGATCAGGATTTACCGACGGATATGCAGGCTTGGCGTGTCGCGCAATGGGGTGAGGAGCCCGTCGATACGCTCGCCCTCCAACGGATTGCGGTCCCCGCACCCGAAGCAGGTGAGGTTCTGGTCCGGGTACAGATAATTCCGCTGAATCTCAATGATCTGGAAAGGGTCACGGGCAAGAATATGATGGCCCGACCCGAACTGCCTGTGACTCCCGGTATGGAGGTTCTCGGGGTCGTTGTCGGTTGCGGTGAGGGCGCCGAGGAGTGGATGGGACGACGGGTCGTCGCGATGCCGAAGCAAGCCACCGGAGGATACGCTGAATTTGCAATCTGTCCGATTGTCTCCGCATTTGAGATGCCGGAGGATATCGGATTGCCCGATGCGGGTGCCCTCTATTTCCCCTACCACCTTGCCTGGCTTGGGTTGGTGGACCGGGCAGGACTTGCCTCCGGAGAAACCGTATTGATCCACGCCGGAGCCGGAGGGTCGGGCTCTGCCGCAATTCAGTTGGCGAAGAGTCTGGGTGCGACTGTATTTGCGACGGCGGGAAGTGACCTGAAAGTTGAGCTCTGCCGCGAGTTGGGTGCGGATGTCGCAATAAACTATAACACAGAAGATTTTCAGTCGGTCGTTCTCGAGGCCACCGAGATGTCCGGGGTGGATGTGGTTTTTGATAATGTGGGCGAGGCTGTCATGGAGAAATCCATGAATTCCATCGCTTATAACGGGCGTTATCTGATGATGGGTTTTGCTTCGGATAAAAGTCGTGCCGACGAGAAACTGATTGTGCCGCGGCGGCTGGCTACGGGGAATTTCAAGCTATGCGGCGTGCTGATGGCGTATGCGGATGCGGCGACAGGGCCCTTTCTGAAGCAGGCCATGGGATGGAACTTTTGTCCGGAGGCTCTTGGCACTCAAATCATGATCGAGATCGTCGAACTTCTGCGTGCGGGCAAGATCCAGCCAGTCGTTGGCGAAACCGTATCCTTCACTGAAATTCCCGGCGCGCTCTCGCGTTTGCGGGATCGAGAAACTACCGGCCGAACTCTGGTCACCCTCGCCGTCTAG
- a CDS encoding sulfite exporter TauE/SafE family protein: MESFPWTGDLSIWHAALLLLVAIGTSALSAVVGMAGGITLLAFMLLFMDPLAAIPVHAVVQLVSNGSRSLVHRRHIQWYLIWPYFIPLLPLGWWSLELARDLHPASARTLIGGFVLLATWRPGWLLLGMHPDRISPKLRFFGLGGAVGILNVTFGATGPLIAPFFLNLGLTRFELIGSKAAAQMGSHIAKIAIFGFVGFAYASWSGLLAMLCVAVVGGTWLGTRILAHVNEEWFVRIYRAVLTVIALRLLLSTLPEAWSL; this comes from the coding sequence GTGGAGTCTTTCCCGTGGACGGGCGACCTGTCGATTTGGCATGCGGCCCTGTTATTACTGGTCGCGATCGGAACCTCTGCCTTGTCCGCTGTCGTCGGAATGGCTGGCGGGATCACTCTTCTGGCGTTCATGCTCCTGTTCATGGATCCGTTGGCAGCGATACCGGTCCATGCCGTTGTGCAACTCGTTTCGAATGGTTCCCGCAGCCTGGTGCATCGTCGTCATATCCAGTGGTATCTGATTTGGCCTTATTTTATTCCTCTTTTGCCTCTCGGATGGTGGAGTCTCGAGCTCGCCCGAGATTTGCACCCGGCCAGCGCGCGAACTCTGATCGGTGGGTTCGTCTTGTTGGCGACATGGCGTCCGGGATGGCTGCTGCTCGGGATGCATCCGGACCGGATCTCTCCCAAGCTGCGATTTTTTGGTCTCGGCGGCGCGGTGGGCATCTTGAACGTGACTTTCGGTGCTACGGGTCCCCTGATCGCACCCTTCTTTCTGAACTTGGGGCTGACTCGTTTCGAGTTGATCGGCAGCAAGGCCGCGGCCCAAATGGGAAGCCATATCGCAAAGATAGCGATATTCGGGTTCGTCGGGTTTGCTTATGCGAGTTGGTCCGGCCTTCTCGCCATGCTCTGCGTGGCCGTGGTGGGTGGGACGTGGTTGGGAACGCGGATCCTTGCTCATGTGAATGAGGAATGGTTTGTGCGGATCTATCGGGCCGTGCTTACGGTGATCGCCTTGCGCCTCCTCCTTTCGACGCTCCCCGAGGCTTGGAGTCTTTGA